A single window of Pseudomonas lijiangensis DNA harbors:
- a CDS encoding phage baseplate assembly protein, with protein sequence MDKANAVTLTVGGMDYGGWKTISISAGIERQARSFTVGITWQWPGQNITRPIGQGDKCQVRIGGDLILTGWVFATPISYDDKTITLSISGRSLTADLVDCSAINKPSQWKDQGALSIIQALAAPYNVTVVSEIAEPGKVPIHNIEPAETAFKSIDRILTKFRIFSTDDEKGRLVLAMPGSQGRAVDRLELGQNILSASVPLDFSGTFSEYQVIGQRAGNDKAFGKQASEVSAQALDGRVNRKRVLVIHESSPVTPELAQSRANWERSNRMGKAQLTTYKVQGWRQSNGSLWRHNTLVRVVDRVIGLDQDMLISQITYTLDEKGTVTTLVVGPPEMFDAEPDDPQKTAKK encoded by the coding sequence ATGGATAAGGCAAATGCTGTCACCTTGACGGTGGGCGGTATGGATTACGGTGGCTGGAAAACCATCTCGATCTCTGCCGGCATCGAGCGTCAGGCCCGCAGTTTCACGGTGGGCATTACCTGGCAGTGGCCGGGGCAGAACATCACCCGACCGATTGGGCAAGGCGACAAATGCCAGGTTCGTATCGGAGGTGATCTGATCCTGACGGGCTGGGTCTTTGCGACGCCCATCAGCTATGACGACAAGACGATCACCCTGAGTATTTCCGGACGTTCTCTGACGGCCGATCTTGTCGATTGCTCGGCGATCAACAAACCCAGTCAGTGGAAGGATCAAGGAGCGCTCAGCATCATCCAGGCGCTTGCTGCCCCTTACAACGTGACGGTGGTGAGTGAAATCGCTGAGCCCGGCAAGGTTCCCATCCACAACATCGAGCCTGCTGAAACAGCGTTCAAGTCCATCGACCGGATCCTGACGAAGTTTCGTATTTTCTCTACCGATGATGAGAAAGGTCGTCTGGTGCTGGCCATGCCAGGCAGCCAGGGACGCGCAGTCGATCGTCTGGAGTTGGGGCAGAACATTCTTTCTGCGTCAGTGCCTCTCGATTTCTCCGGTACTTTTTCCGAGTACCAGGTGATCGGACAACGCGCCGGCAATGACAAGGCGTTCGGCAAGCAAGCCAGCGAAGTGTCGGCACAGGCTCTTGATGGCAGGGTCAATCGCAAGCGAGTCCTTGTCATTCATGAGTCGTCACCGGTGACCCCCGAGCTTGCCCAGAGCCGGGCGAACTGGGAGCGTAGCAACCGCATGGGCAAGGCGCAACTCACCACCTACAAAGTGCAAGGGTGGCGTCAGTCCAATGGCAGTCTCTGGCGACACAACACGCTGGTGCGCGTCGTGGATCGAGTGATCGGGCTCGATCAGGACATGCTGATCTCGCAAATCACTTACACCCTCGACGAGAAAGGGACGGTAACGACCCTTGTGGTCGGCCCGCCTGAAATGTTCGACGCCGAACCCGACGACCCGCAAAAGACTGCCAAAAAGTAG
- a CDS encoding DNA circularization protein — protein MTTWRDRLMPASFRGIGFFVDTDSVPVGRKGQLHEFPQRDEPYFESLGKESQIYTMEAFLVGDDCFERRDRLLEALEVNGAGELVHPWLGRMQVQVGGCILKHNRTEGGVVRLSLKFYPDQPLRFPTSTINTRRQLVQASDGLLASALKRYQAVMSVVDAARINIQALRSTLSGIFAVIQRQFTPFMTIYSDLTSLVHSLVNAPLTLSTMFSSFFASFDGDSSSSNSSSSASFNASTGSGSGSGTNAGAGTSASVSSNSSSVNYRATISDATQQAESIASINLVNQGGGLDTGSTAQATANLVQDALLVKVARVVASMPVATAAVQIIATPSLEHQVVMPVDRAQVPVADDVIELRDTLSSAIWEASLKADPEHYLVLNTLRQALIRHLNAVAASGVRLVDIKVAEPLPALVLAYRRFGDATRLTEVVLRNRVQHPGFLPPGTLKVAQE, from the coding sequence ATGACTACATGGCGTGACAGGCTGATGCCCGCTTCTTTCCGCGGCATTGGTTTCTTTGTCGATACGGATTCTGTGCCGGTCGGTCGCAAAGGGCAGCTTCACGAGTTTCCACAACGCGACGAGCCTTACTTCGAGTCGCTGGGCAAGGAATCCCAAATCTATACGATGGAGGCCTTCCTGGTTGGCGATGACTGTTTCGAGCGTCGTGACAGGTTGCTGGAAGCTCTTGAAGTCAATGGGGCGGGCGAGCTTGTCCACCCCTGGCTTGGACGCATGCAGGTGCAGGTTGGCGGTTGTATTCTGAAGCACAACCGGACTGAAGGTGGCGTAGTCAGGCTGTCGTTGAAGTTTTATCCGGATCAGCCGCTGCGCTTTCCGACTTCAACGATCAATACCCGGCGACAGCTCGTGCAGGCATCCGATGGGTTGCTGGCTTCGGCACTCAAGCGCTACCAGGCGGTCATGTCTGTGGTGGACGCAGCGCGCATCAACATTCAGGCGTTGCGCAGTACGTTGTCGGGGATTTTTGCCGTGATTCAGCGGCAGTTTACCCCTTTCATGACGATCTACTCGGATCTGACCAGCCTGGTCCATTCGCTGGTCAATGCGCCCCTGACGTTGAGCACAATGTTCTCCAGTTTCTTTGCCAGCTTTGATGGGGACAGCAGCAGTAGCAATAGCAGCTCGAGTGCAAGCTTCAATGCGAGCACGGGTTCAGGTTCAGGTAGTGGCACAAATGCCGGAGCGGGCACCAGTGCAAGCGTGAGCAGTAACAGTTCGTCGGTCAATTACAGGGCGACGATTTCCGATGCCACTCAGCAGGCCGAGTCCATTGCCAGTATCAATCTGGTCAATCAGGGCGGCGGTCTCGATACCGGCTCCACGGCCCAGGCGACTGCCAACCTTGTTCAGGATGCTTTGCTGGTCAAGGTTGCCAGGGTGGTGGCGAGCATGCCGGTGGCCACTGCTGCGGTGCAGATCATCGCCACGCCGTCACTGGAGCATCAAGTGGTGATGCCGGTCGATCGTGCGCAGGTGCCTGTCGCCGATGATGTGATCGAGTTGCGTGACACGCTCAGTTCGGCCATCTGGGAAGCCTCGCTGAAAGCTGATCCGGAGCATTACCTGGTGCTCAACACACTGCGCCAGGCATTGATCCGTCATCTGAACGCGGTGGCTGCTTCCGGGGTGCGGTTGGTCGACATCAAGGTGGCCGAACCGCTGCCTGCGCTGGTACTGGCTTATCGTCGCTTCGGCGATGCAACTCGCCTGACCGAGGTGGTGCTGCGTAACCGTGTCCAGCATCCAGGCTTCTTGCCGCCAGGCACTCTGAAAGTCGCCCAGGAGTAA
- a CDS encoding phage tail tape measure protein, whose translation MANPLKLETLFKGVDELSPALANMRKNVDSFKTGLEGSGLGNIDLAGVIEGNALTGPLIAGVKAAIGFETSMANVKKVVAFETPQQFRQMGTDILDLSETLPETANGIAAIVATGAKASLPREELTAFASDAVKMGIAFGQTGAESGEMMAKWRSSLNLTGPEVKKLSEQINTLGGNDLEKEIATMVTAMAPLGAVAGKASREVAVMGATLAGMDVPADVATTGVKSLMKTLTEGGPAKAGAFKELQLDIDQLSKGMQTDPSGTIDSVLSAISKVDPAKQGDVVSSLFGAESLGAITPLLKNLDGLKANFAKVAEGAGAAGSIEQEFADNSRNTAVAIQQMQNRMDRLGTNIGGIFLPAINDAIAVIGPMISMVAALAAEHPEVIKGVVGAAIGFGVLQVAVLAATNAARLFSMVIGLSPVAIAMRVIALAAGALIANWSSVAPFFTAIWESIKGAASVAWDWLKAAFDWTPLGMIVANWQPLADVFSALWGVIVALSTPVVEFFKGMFDWSPQDAIATNWQPLTEIFSGIWEGIKASSLVVGDVLKTMFEWSPLGIIIKHWEPIRGWFTELWKDVKSGIDSVLSFFGFGEEGILKGTSKKLNEFAEAQRLRNAGPGGGTGALLMADATSQLNQQRLNAATGVPSTSQLLAPPNPLEPGSLLMQGAAANRRLEGELSIRFDNAPAGMRPGEVRTNQPGLTISPSVGYRTIGGAGYDYMA comes from the coding sequence ATGGCAAATCCACTCAAGCTTGAAACGCTTTTCAAAGGCGTCGATGAGCTGTCTCCTGCTCTGGCTAACATGCGCAAGAATGTCGATTCTTTCAAAACCGGGCTCGAAGGGTCCGGTCTGGGAAACATCGATCTTGCAGGTGTGATCGAGGGGAATGCCCTGACGGGCCCCTTGATTGCCGGAGTAAAGGCAGCAATCGGTTTTGAAACATCAATGGCCAACGTCAAGAAAGTCGTGGCTTTTGAAACACCGCAGCAATTCCGGCAGATGGGCACCGACATTCTGGACCTGAGCGAAACGCTCCCGGAAACCGCCAATGGCATTGCGGCAATCGTGGCAACAGGCGCCAAGGCCAGCCTGCCGCGTGAAGAGTTGACAGCCTTTGCGAGCGATGCCGTGAAAATGGGCATTGCTTTCGGGCAGACGGGTGCTGAGTCGGGCGAAATGATGGCCAAATGGCGATCTTCGCTCAACCTCACGGGACCTGAAGTCAAGAAGCTTTCCGAACAGATCAACACCCTGGGCGGTAATGATCTGGAGAAAGAGATTGCAACCATGGTGACTGCAATGGCGCCGCTGGGCGCTGTCGCAGGCAAGGCTTCCCGTGAGGTTGCGGTCATGGGAGCCACTCTGGCGGGCATGGATGTGCCGGCTGATGTGGCGACCACGGGCGTCAAGAGCCTCATGAAAACGCTGACCGAAGGCGGGCCAGCGAAAGCCGGGGCTTTCAAGGAGTTGCAGCTCGATATCGATCAACTGAGCAAGGGCATGCAGACGGACCCTTCCGGGACCATCGACAGCGTTCTGAGCGCCATATCCAAGGTTGATCCCGCCAAGCAGGGCGATGTGGTGTCGAGTCTGTTCGGTGCCGAATCGCTGGGCGCCATAACACCGTTGCTGAAGAACCTTGACGGTCTGAAGGCCAACTTTGCCAAGGTCGCAGAGGGCGCCGGGGCCGCGGGCTCGATCGAGCAGGAGTTCGCCGACAACTCGCGCAACACGGCAGTTGCCATTCAGCAGATGCAAAACCGTATGGACCGGCTTGGCACCAATATCGGCGGCATTTTCCTGCCTGCGATAAACGATGCAATCGCGGTCATCGGTCCCATGATTTCCATGGTCGCTGCATTGGCGGCCGAACACCCCGAGGTCATCAAAGGCGTTGTAGGCGCTGCGATTGGCTTTGGCGTGTTGCAAGTGGCCGTGCTGGCCGCGACCAATGCAGCTCGGCTGTTCAGCATGGTCATCGGCTTGTCGCCGGTGGCAATCGCTATGCGTGTTATTGCCCTGGCGGCGGGCGCGCTCATCGCCAACTGGTCTTCTGTCGCGCCGTTTTTTACGGCCATCTGGGAGTCGATCAAAGGCGCGGCCAGTGTGGCCTGGGACTGGCTCAAGGCCGCGTTCGACTGGACACCTCTGGGCATGATCGTTGCGAACTGGCAGCCATTGGCCGACGTTTTCTCAGCCCTCTGGGGTGTGATTGTGGCGTTGTCCACGCCTGTCGTGGAGTTCTTCAAGGGCATGTTCGACTGGTCACCTCAGGATGCCATCGCGACGAACTGGCAGCCGCTCACTGAGATTTTCAGTGGCATATGGGAGGGGATCAAGGCCTCTTCACTGGTTGTCGGCGATGTGTTGAAAACGATGTTTGAGTGGTCGCCCCTTGGGATAATCATCAAGCATTGGGAGCCGATCAGAGGTTGGTTCACGGAGCTGTGGAAGGATGTGAAGTCGGGCATCGACTCGGTATTGAGCTTTTTCGGCTTTGGGGAGGAAGGGATTCTCAAAGGCACCAGCAAAAAACTCAATGAGTTCGCCGAAGCACAAAGGCTTCGCAATGCAGGGCCAGGTGGTGGTACTGGCGCGTTGCTGATGGCAGATGCCACCAGTCAGTTGAATCAGCAGCGCCTCAACGCTGCGACTGGCGTGCCATCGACCAGCCAGCTGCTGGCGCCTCCAAACCCGCTTGAACCCGGCAGCCTGCTTATGCAAGGCGCAGCCGCTAATCGGCGTCTTGAAGGTGAGCTCAGCATCCGTTTTGACAATGCACCTGCGGGCATGCGCCCGGGTGAGGTGCGGACCAATCAGCCAGGCTTGACGATTTCGCCAAGTGTTGGCTACCGGACAATCGGAGGAGCAGGATATGACTACATGGCGTGA
- a CDS encoding phage tail assembly protein, producing the protein MSEVFVLASPVEAHGESLSQLTFRRPTAQEARAIKALPYKIDKHEEVSLDLDVAAKYIAVCAGIPPSSVDQLDLSDINKLSWKVASFFMAAASETSKA; encoded by the coding sequence ATGAGTGAAGTCTTCGTACTGGCGAGCCCGGTCGAGGCTCACGGGGAATCCCTTTCGCAACTGACTTTCCGTCGCCCTACGGCGCAGGAAGCACGAGCGATCAAGGCGCTGCCTTACAAGATCGACAAACACGAAGAAGTGTCGCTCGACCTTGACGTTGCTGCGAAGTACATCGCGGTCTGCGCAGGCATTCCTCCGTCCTCGGTCGATCAACTGGACCTTTCCGATATCAACAAGCTGAGCTGGAAGGTCGCGAGTTTTTTCATGGCAGCGGCATCAGAGACCTCGAAGGCCTGA
- a CDS encoding phage tail tube protein: MGQKVAGTCYIKVDGTQLTISGGVEAPLMNIKRETVMPGYFKETDKAPWLKLTAVHTPDFPLKALITGVDMTITCEFKNGKVYVLSGAYMIEEPASKGEEGTIDLKFDGNQGSWQ; encoded by the coding sequence ATGGGTCAGAAAGTAGCTGGTACTTGCTACATCAAGGTCGACGGCACTCAATTGACCATCAGCGGCGGTGTTGAAGCCCCGCTGATGAACATCAAGCGCGAAACCGTCATGCCGGGTTATTTCAAGGAAACTGACAAGGCGCCGTGGTTGAAACTCACGGCGGTCCACACCCCGGACTTTCCCTTGAAAGCGCTCATCACCGGTGTGGACATGACCATCACCTGTGAATTCAAGAACGGCAAGGTTTACGTCCTGTCGGGCGCTTACATGATCGAAGAACCGGCCAGCAAGGGCGAAGAAGGCACCATCGATCTGAAGTTCGACGGTAACCAGGGGAGCTGGCAATGA
- a CDS encoding phage tail sheath subtilisin-like domain-containing protein, translating into MAISFNNIPSDVRVPLFYAEMDNSAANSASASMRRLIVAQVNDDATGPEIGSLVLVPSVSLAKNIGGQGSMLASMYETWRKADPTGEVWCLPLLNTVGSKASATLTVTGTATEAGLLNLYVGGVRVQATVVNGATAAQAASALSVKINATPDLPIKAEVEAGVVTLSVKWTGESGNDIQLAFNRLGKTNGEVTPAGLAVVATALTGGVGTPDQVAALAALGDEPFEFLCVPWTDTNTLDAWKAAMDDSTGRWSWAKQLYGHVYSAKRGTVGTLVAAGQLRNDQHVTIQGVEIGVPQPVWVQAAALAARTAVFISADASRPTQTGTLPGLDPAPASARFTLTERESLLRYGIATAYYEGGYVRIQRSITTYQKNAYGQADNSYLDSETLHQSAFIIRRLQSVITSKYGRHKLANDGTRFGAGQPIVTPITIRGELIAQYARLEEEGHVENAELFAEYLIVERDSQDPSRINVMFPPDYINGLRVFALLNQFRLQYDTAA; encoded by the coding sequence ATGGCTATCAGTTTCAATAACATTCCATCCGATGTTCGTGTTCCGCTGTTCTATGCGGAAATGGACAACTCTGCAGCCAACAGCGCGTCGGCCAGCATGCGTCGCCTGATCGTTGCTCAGGTCAACGACGATGCAACCGGTCCTGAAATCGGTTCGCTGGTACTGGTGCCCAGCGTATCGCTGGCCAAGAACATTGGCGGCCAGGGTTCCATGCTGGCCTCGATGTACGAGACCTGGCGCAAGGCCGATCCGACCGGTGAAGTCTGGTGCCTGCCTCTGCTCAACACGGTCGGCTCCAAGGCCAGCGCTACCCTCACGGTGACAGGCACTGCCACCGAGGCCGGTCTGCTGAATCTGTACGTCGGTGGCGTGCGTGTGCAAGCCACCGTCGTCAATGGCGCGACCGCTGCCCAGGCAGCCAGCGCGTTGTCGGTGAAGATCAATGCTACGCCAGACCTGCCGATCAAGGCCGAGGTCGAGGCGGGTGTTGTGACCCTGTCCGTCAAATGGACCGGTGAGAGCGGCAACGACATCCAGCTGGCCTTCAATCGCCTGGGTAAAACCAATGGCGAGGTGACTCCAGCCGGTCTGGCCGTTGTTGCCACTGCCCTGACCGGCGGTGTCGGCACTCCGGATCAGGTGGCTGCACTGGCCGCGCTGGGCGATGAGCCTTTCGAGTTCCTGTGCGTGCCATGGACCGATACCAACACGCTGGATGCCTGGAAGGCTGCAATGGATGACAGCACCGGTCGCTGGAGCTGGGCCAAGCAACTCTATGGCCACGTCTACAGCGCCAAGCGCGGTACGGTCGGTACTCTGGTCGCCGCAGGTCAACTGCGCAACGATCAGCATGTCACGATCCAGGGCGTCGAAATCGGTGTTCCACAACCGGTGTGGGTGCAGGCTGCAGCGCTGGCTGCGCGTACTGCCGTGTTCATCTCGGCCGACGCCAGCCGTCCGACCCAGACCGGCACCCTGCCTGGCCTGGACCCGGCGCCTGCCAGTGCGCGCTTCACGCTCACCGAGCGCGAGTCGTTGCTGCGTTACGGTATCGCGACCGCTTACTACGAAGGCGGTTACGTGCGCATTCAGCGTTCGATCACCACGTACCAGAAGAACGCCTACGGTCAGGCGGACAACTCGTACCTGGACAGCGAAACCCTGCACCAGTCGGCGTTCATCATTCGTCGTCTGCAAAGCGTGATCACCAGCAAGTATGGCCGTCACAAGCTGGCCAACGACGGTACCCGTTTCGGTGCCGGCCAGCCGATCGTCACGCCAATCACCATCCGTGGTGAACTGATCGCTCAGTACGCCAGGCTTGAAGAAGAAGGCCATGTGGAAAACGCAGAGCTGTTCGCCGAGTATCTGATCGTCGAGCGCGACAGCCAGGACCCGAGCCGCATCAACGTGATGTTCCCACCGGATTACATCAACGGTCTGCGCGTGTTCGCCCTGCTCAATCAGTTCCGCCTGCAGTACGACACTGCGGCTTAA
- a CDS encoding DUF2635 domain-containing protein, translated as MTQRITVIPATGRVVPDPEAGDLLPAEGREVRFNAWWQRRYNDGDVITATEQPTTKAVTA; from the coding sequence ATGACTCAACGCATCACTGTGATTCCGGCCACTGGCCGTGTTGTACCCGATCCGGAGGCTGGCGACCTGTTGCCGGCCGAAGGTCGTGAAGTCCGATTCAACGCATGGTGGCAACGCCGTTACAACGACGGCGATGTCATCACTGCAACCGAGCAACCAACCACCAAAGCCGTCACGGCGTAA
- a CDS encoding phage tail terminator protein: MKITPIVAHLQATCPTFAGRISAGIYWNAVMNSTALASPSAYVIATGDAATANDLNNAIRQNITDRIDVVVVLSGSDERGQDASEQLHAIRAEIWRALVGWNAGSHYEPLEYTGGGLLQVNASQVAWRFGFSAQFQLGRNTSDQPAETWHEAFLDGLPGFTGATFEMDCIDPADPNLKSPGPDGRIEMKFSGDVTP, encoded by the coding sequence ATGAAGATAACCCCGATTGTTGCTCATCTGCAGGCGACATGCCCGACCTTTGCCGGACGAATCAGCGCCGGCATTTACTGGAACGCTGTCATGAACAGCACTGCGCTCGCTTCCCCCTCGGCCTACGTGATTGCCACGGGCGATGCGGCGACGGCCAACGACCTGAATAACGCGATCCGCCAGAACATCACCGACCGGATTGATGTGGTGGTCGTGCTCTCTGGCAGTGATGAGCGCGGCCAGGACGCAAGCGAGCAACTGCATGCCATTCGCGCCGAGATATGGCGTGCGCTGGTGGGCTGGAACGCCGGTAGCCATTACGAGCCGCTGGAGTACACGGGCGGCGGGCTGTTGCAGGTCAATGCCTCGCAAGTGGCGTGGCGCTTTGGTTTCTCGGCGCAGTTTCAACTGGGCCGCAATACATCCGATCAGCCTGCCGAAACCTGGCACGAGGCTTTTCTGGATGGTCTGCCGGGTTTCACCGGCGCGACCTTCGAGATGGACTGCATCGATCCGGCAGATCCGAACCTGAAATCTCCCGGACCCGATGGACGTATCGAAATGAAGTTCTCAGGAGACGTAACACCATGA
- a CDS encoding DUF3450 domain-containing protein, whose translation MDPTDLGPGTATWLGGTGTILLGGFLWLRKFLSRDAADRAMDNADIGTVRRLNELLDSEREARKEAEARADQFARERNELAAAVGRMEGKVEVLTNQIAQLTDKVTTQSAEIARLRSQLGGSTDGQMRN comes from the coding sequence ATGGACCCTACTGACCTAGGCCCAGGCACAGCTACCTGGCTGGGCGGGACCGGCACCATCCTGCTTGGTGGTTTTTTATGGCTGCGCAAGTTTCTTTCCAGGGACGCCGCAGACAGGGCAATGGATAACGCCGATATCGGCACAGTCCGGCGCCTGAATGAATTGCTCGATTCCGAGCGTGAGGCTCGCAAGGAGGCTGAGGCCCGGGCTGACCAGTTTGCCAGGGAGCGTAACGAGCTGGCGGCTGCGGTGGGGCGGATGGAGGGCAAGGTTGAAGTCCTTACCAACCAGATTGCCCAGCTCACTGACAAGGTGACAACGCAAAGCGCCGAAATTGCCCGGCTGCGTTCTCAATTAGGAGGCTCCACGGATGGACAGATGCGCAATTAA
- a CDS encoding LexA family protein, whose protein sequence is MDNQSISQEEMAERMGVTPGAVGHWLNGKREPKIDVINRFLSELGLPILETSLPAHEQGQQNVEPTAQPSRFYRYPVISWVEAGGWNEAVEPYPAGYSDTFELTDYKAKGRAFWLMVRGDSMTAPAGQSIPEGMLILVDTGLEPTPGKLVIAKLPESNEATFKKLVEDAGRYFLKPLNPAYPTIPITEDCKLIGVIRQMTMRL, encoded by the coding sequence ATGGACAACCAGTCAATCAGCCAGGAAGAGATGGCTGAACGAATGGGTGTGACTCCAGGTGCCGTAGGGCATTGGCTGAACGGAAAGCGTGAACCGAAGATCGATGTGATCAACCGGTTTTTGAGCGAGCTGGGTTTACCCATTCTTGAAACGTCGCTCCCTGCCCACGAGCAAGGACAACAGAACGTTGAACCTACCGCTCAACCCTCGCGCTTTTATCGGTATCCCGTGATCAGCTGGGTAGAAGCAGGCGGCTGGAATGAAGCCGTCGAGCCTTACCCCGCGGGCTATTCCGACACCTTTGAACTCACCGACTACAAGGCCAAGGGCCGTGCCTTCTGGCTGATGGTGCGCGGTGACTCCATGACCGCGCCCGCAGGTCAGAGCATTCCGGAAGGCATGTTGATTCTGGTCGACACCGGACTTGAGCCAACCCCCGGCAAGTTGGTGATTGCCAAACTGCCCGAAAGTAACGAGGCCACATTCAAGAAGCTGGTCGAGGATGCGGGTCGCTATTTCCTCAAGCCCCTCAACCCGGCCTATCCGACAATCCCCATCACGGAAGACTGCAAGCTGATCGGCGTCATCAGACAGATGACGATGCGGCTCTAG
- a CDS encoding DUF1654 domain-containing protein, translating into MPVRTDIPQNDAYLALVQRIQALITSPQAQIEHQIRLHREPGESLLHWEQIAEQLMESEGVTVTRDSKNDTIHLSWYVEYEDGDKYKS; encoded by the coding sequence ATGCCTGTCCGGACAGATATCCCGCAGAACGATGCTTACCTGGCGTTGGTGCAACGCATTCAAGCACTCATCACCAGCCCCCAGGCTCAGATCGAACACCAGATCCGCCTGCACCGGGAGCCCGGCGAATCGCTTCTGCATTGGGAACAGATAGCCGAACAGCTCATGGAATCTGAGGGTGTCACCGTCACACGCGACAGCAAAAACGACACCATTCACCTCTCCTGGTACGTGGAATATGAAGACGGCGACAAATACAAATCGTAG
- a CDS encoding pyocin activator PrtN family protein produces MTNTLDLLRKEFATPCPTLSAVRERYFSHISNDRNLLRKINAGRIALKVNRTGGTRQGHPFVYLHELAAYLDAIAHDQAA; encoded by the coding sequence ATGACCAACACACTGGATCTGCTTCGCAAAGAGTTCGCCACCCCATGCCCGACCTTGAGCGCGGTCAGGGAACGGTATTTCTCGCACATCTCGAACGATCGCAATCTGCTGCGCAAGATCAATGCAGGCCGCATCGCCTTGAAAGTCAACCGCACTGGCGGCACGCGCCAGGGCCATCCCTTCGTATACCTGCACGAACTGGCCGCCTACCTGGATGCAATCGCGCACGACCAGGCTGCATGA